From [Clostridium] symbiosum, a single genomic window includes:
- the larA gene encoding nickel-dependent lactate racemase, whose protein sequence is MDKQISLPYGNGQITVKIPAGELRSVIESGLSDFPPEKPEAEIVRSALRHPHDSPELEDLARGAETVVIITSDHTRPMPSRITMPLLLQAVRRGSPDARITILIATGCHRAMTRGEIKERFGEKIAERETILVHDCDKGPFTYVGTSPGGNRIELNRLACDADLLIAEGFIEPHFFAGFSGGRKSILPGIASRSSIMYNHCASNIENPHSVMGSLDCNPIHQDMMFAAGASNLRFILNVVINSKKEVIGAVAGDVTSAHGAGVEILSNLCCSRAEPSDIVITTNGGFPLDQNIYQCVKGMTAASSVCREGGVIIIAARCNDGHGGSAFFNTFAEEPDTGKILKEILARRADETIPDQWQSQIFCRILLKNRVILVSDAPREMVEALHLIYAPSMEEALRTAKGILGVEHPSVTVMPDGVAVIPRV, encoded by the coding sequence ATGGACAAACAGATATCGCTGCCCTATGGAAATGGACAGATCACGGTAAAAATCCCGGCAGGGGAACTGAGGTCCGTGATAGAATCGGGCCTGTCCGATTTTCCGCCGGAGAAACCGGAGGCGGAGATTGTAAGGTCTGCCCTGCGCCACCCCCATGATTCCCCGGAACTGGAGGACTTGGCACGGGGAGCCGAAACGGTGGTAATCATTACATCGGATCACACACGCCCGATGCCCAGCAGAATTACAATGCCGCTTCTGCTTCAGGCAGTCCGCCGCGGCAGCCCGGACGCCCGGATTACAATCCTCATCGCGACCGGGTGCCACAGGGCTATGACCCGAGGGGAGATAAAGGAGCGTTTTGGAGAGAAAATCGCAGAGAGGGAAACCATCCTGGTACATGACTGTGACAAGGGTCCGTTCACCTATGTGGGCACCAGTCCTGGCGGAAACCGGATTGAACTGAACCGTCTTGCCTGTGACGCCGATCTGCTGATTGCGGAGGGATTTATCGAACCTCACTTCTTCGCCGGTTTTTCCGGCGGCCGTAAGAGCATTCTGCCGGGAATCGCATCGCGCAGCTCCATCATGTACAACCACTGCGCGTCCAATATTGAAAATCCTCATTCCGTTATGGGAAGTCTTGACTGTAATCCCATTCATCAGGACATGATGTTTGCGGCAGGGGCGTCCAACCTCCGCTTTATCCTGAATGTAGTAATTAATTCTAAAAAAGAGGTGATAGGCGCCGTGGCCGGTGACGTCACATCGGCACACGGGGCGGGCGTAGAGATATTGTCAAATCTGTGCTGCAGCCGGGCGGAACCATCCGATATCGTCATAACAACCAATGGAGGTTTCCCGCTCGACCAGAATATTTACCAGTGCGTAAAAGGAATGACGGCCGCCTCCTCCGTCTGCAGGGAGGGAGGCGTGATCATCATAGCGGCCCGCTGTAACGATGGCCATGGCGGCAGCGCCTTTTTCAACACCTTCGCAGAAGAGCCGGATACAGGAAAAATACTGAAGGAAATTCTTGCGAGAAGAGCGGACGAGACCATCCCGGACCAGTGGCAGTCCCAGATTTTCTGCCGGATCTTACTTAAAAACAGGGTGATTCTGGTAAGTGACGCCCCCAGGGAAATGGTGGAGGCCCTGCATCTGATATACGCTCCGTCCATGGAGGAGGCCCTGCGGACGGCAAAGGGGATTTTGGGTGTGGAACATCCTTCTGTGACGGTGATGCCGGATGGGGTGGCAGTGATTCCTCGGGTTTAA
- a CDS encoding Rrf2 family transcriptional regulator, with product MLITRETDYALRILRALLSGESHTVGELAERESLPQKFAYKILKKLEKAGFVQITRGASGGCRLDCDLNTMTLYDLIDAVETNARLTSCMEPGYECEWRDKYGAPCRIHMQLAKVQHAIDQEFRSRSLYWILQGDEESGEV from the coding sequence TTGCTGATAACGAGAGAGACCGACTATGCACTGCGTATACTCCGCGCCCTTTTAAGCGGTGAAAGCCATACCGTGGGAGAACTTGCCGAGAGAGAGAGCCTGCCTCAGAAGTTTGCATACAAGATTCTCAAGAAACTCGAGAAAGCGGGATTTGTGCAGATTACGAGGGGAGCGAGCGGAGGCTGCCGGCTGGATTGTGACCTTAATACGATGACACTCTATGACCTGATTGACGCGGTGGAGACGAATGCCCGTCTGACTTCCTGTATGGAACCGGGATATGAGTGTGAGTGGCGCGATAAGTATGGGGCGCCGTGCAGGATTCATATGCAGCTTGCCAAGGTACAGCATGCCATAGACCAGGAATTCCGTTCGAGAAGTCTTTACTGGATTTTACAGGGGGATGAGGAAAGCGGAGAAGTGTAA